DNA from Amorphoplanes friuliensis DSM 7358:
CCGCGCCGAGGTTCGGGTCCAGCAGGAAGCGCCACAGCAGGCCGATGACCGCCACACCCAGCACGTACGGCGCGAAGTAGACCGCACGGAAGAAAGTGCGCCCCTTGAACGAGCGGTTCAGCAACAGCGCGATGCCCAGCGGCACGACCACCAGCAGCGGCACGCTGAAGACCGTGAAGATCCCGGAGGCCTCCATGCTCTGCCAGAAGAAGTCGAACACCGGCGAGGCACTGTCGAAGAGAGCCGTGTAGTTGTCCAGCCCCACGAACGGCTTGCCCGGCAGCAGGTAGTCCCACTCGTGCAGGCTCACCCACAGCCCGTAGACCGCCGGCACCAGCGTGAACGTCACGAACAGCAGCAGGTACGGCAGCAGGAAGAGGTACGGCGTGGCGCCGGGCCCGCGCCGCTTCACCGGGCCGGCGGGTGCCGGCTCCGGCGCAGCGGTCGCGGACTCGGCGCGGACGGTCTGCTCCACCACGGTGCTCAGCCGCCGTACTTCTTGCGGTTCTGCTCGAGGATCTGGTT
Protein-coding regions in this window:
- a CDS encoding carbohydrate ABC transporter permease, with the protein product MVEQTVRAESATAAPEPAPAGPVKRRGPGATPYLFLLPYLLLFVTFTLVPAVYGLWVSLHEWDYLLPGKPFVGLDNYTALFDSASPVFDFFWQSMEASGIFTVFSVPLLVVVPLGIALLLNRSFKGRTFFRAVYFAPYVLGVAVIGLLWRFLLDPNLGAVNSLLGAIGLPDDTAWTTGLPWAWISLVGVTVWWTLGFNAVIYLAGLQDIPRELYDAAKVDGGGRWAEFRHVTLPGLRPVLLFVVINTVLASSNMFGQSYLITQGAPGVETRTAIMYIAEEGLRGYRMGSASAMSYLLTLALLIISMTIFRLFRTKD